DNA from Choristoneura fumiferana unplaced genomic scaffold, NRCan_CFum_1 Sck3bRy_81;HRSCAF=260_pilon, whole genome shotgun sequence:
TACAGAATAACACTTTCATAAGTTTCATACGCCATTATGTCGCGTGTCGCGGAACAATGCAGTTTCTTGTGTTACTTTCGTTGCTTTTAATGTTACGAAGCGGCGATGGACTCAGCACTTTTCGATGCCTACTGTTCAAAGAAAAATGTAAGTATTTCCTTTCCTATTtctgtaatattaaaaataatctttttttaattaagtattatacTTTTACTTTGCTCCTCCGCTGCTGACGTCCACCGCGACTATGTCTGTGCGACATATCTAAATAATGTGAACATGCAGCCTATCGTTCATTTACTACACCctgtgaaagaaaaaaaaaagtacaatataGGTAATAGCAGAAAAGGCGAAAAGAGGGAACATGTATGtaacatttctattccttttaTCAAAATATAGAGCGACGGTTCCTCCATTAGTTACGGAATGTAGACCGTGATATTTCGAAGCAGACGCAGCGTAAACATAAACAACCTTACAACCCTGAATAATTAActtataacttttaaaaaactatgtcctacccagggtctcaaactgtctccgtaccaaattacatctaaatcggttcagcggtttaagcgtgaaatgaaatgaaatttcgagCAAGTTTGGATAACTACTGCGCGGGGTTGCGCGGCTATGAATCCTTATCCTtagtaataagtacctaatgttataaatgcgaaagtaactatgaatttaggtatactttatatacgtacagtcggtgccctaacatacgtatctacttttctatgcaactagtacatatgttagggaaccgaccgtacttGTCTAAATTAAGCTTAATTGATCAGATGATTGatgatttgtattgtatcagCTTCATTATCAGCCAGAAGACCGGGTTATTTTTCGCACCTATATCATTAGTATGTATTTTCTTGTTAGCTTACTTTCTCTGTTTTTCCAGGTTTGTCGCACTGTCCGCGAGGCACGCACGCTTACCACACGCGGTGCGACCGAGACACGCTGTCGCAGAGGACGTGCACTTTTCCTTACGTTTATAATCTAGGTTAATTAATATgacaattaattatattaggtATGAAAGCATTGGTGGACTAACAGTGGAGGAAGGGGCGAAACGCCCCGGGCATCCAGTCCCGAGGGGCCCCCAAATGTCCGTAAGTTCTTTTCATAAAGTCCTGATGCCTGAAAATGGCTAAAACTATATCATAACTACATAATTCATTTGCCACCCCGGGCCCAGAATGAGCTTAGTCCGCCACTGTGTTAATTAGAGTGGGCTATAGGAGCTTAAAAAATGCATGTAATAAAGCATATATAATTCGAATACCGTTTCTGCACTACGAACACTGAAAAATACTGGCAAGgtaatataggtagtgccacgagagttgaagtgactAGActagtgaatgattacacagacgctacatgaagaactgattaggtacataaaaggaaaatgaatgaaatggatgagtaaatgtcaaaatcccactgtcattacatgacatgttcttgtgtgcgtgacctcaactctgttGGGCACTACCTATATAATCTGGAAACTTTTTTCCACCTCTTAATAATTCTGATGCTGCTTCCAGGTTATACCTGCGGCTGGTCCCGCTGCGACTGCAACGGGGAAAAAGTTCTGGATGAGGAAAGCTGGACGTGTGTGGCGCTGGAGGAATGTGAGGTTATCAGGAACAGGAGACGCATGTCGAAGAAAACGCAGCAATACAGGAAGCTGAATTTGAAAGAGGACGATGAAGAATCGGTCCCTAATATGTAGGGCCATTCTAGTGAATACTCAAGGATTTCGAGACTCTAATATGATATCTACAGCAGTTTTGGAGTTAGACCATCAAGAAATTCAGGAATTGCTAAGCTAAATGGGACCGTTGttaacatacctacttagtatGACCTGGCTAAATCATGACCCACTATAAAACCCTTTCACAGAAAATGTCATCGCATTCAGAAATTATCAGAAATTAAATGTACTTAGGTAATGTcgaggttaaaaaaataaatatgaaattaatgaacgcttcaaaaattaaacatttataatggttcgaatagatacatattttgggagttgattgtaccattttttatgATAGGGAAAAATGAGCAGGCAgatcacctgatggaaagcaatcacaattaaataaaatgtttaagagTCCGTAAATAGGTATTCCGTGTTCCAAGCAACCAGAGCTAGAAAAAGCATATAGAAAAAAGAGTAAGttagaacaaaaataatatctgtaggtacctacagccAAGGAAGTACCGCTCAAAGACccagaaaacaaaataaaatactgttaACCAGCGGTTAATTCCGTTAGAAGATAATATCTATTTTGTTATGTAATAAACAAACTTTGTATAACATTTACAgattattttcttttctaaaATCCTACCTGCAGTATGCTAGCTAGCCGTACCTATCGCTCTAAAAATAATTGCTACGAACACCTAGACTGATCGAAATGTTATTCTTTCTTTATGGCTTAAGTTCTGCACTTCTGTTTTCTTTGTTATCTTTCCTTTGTAATTAGTTAGACTTGGACAATGTTGATTCGCAGAATAAACTTTCCCTCAGATAGGGCGGCCTACATTCCCCGTAGGAGCTATTGGCATCTGGCCAAATAAATTATCTGAACTATTTACCGCCCTAACTTCAACCAGCGGTAGTTGGAAAATACGTAGTAAGGTAGCTGAcatggatttttgtgtgaagatatcagtattatagaattttgaatcggtagcccaacatcctggggtgggcactagaccatactggggtgggcacggacCACCCGGCCCCCCCTCTACATACGCCTATGCTAGTGTGCAGTAGTATAGTACCCGTGATCAATGTGAATGTGATGACTCATGATACGCCGATATATGTAGCTCATTAAAGGTGATAGTGGTCTAGATCCCGTAGTAATAAATCTAAAGCAGCCATGTCAAGACAAAGCCAGAATATGTGACtcgcagtgttttttttatgtttaggaTTTGCGGCCCACATCTTCGGTCTTCATCATGCTTCTAGCCCACCAGTGACTTTAGCTTGGCTTGACATGGTCTAATCACTAATCTAAATAGTATAAAAGAACAATTTACTATTCGaatataaaaactatacttTAGGATCCCTTGCACACTATACGTTTTTTAATCGC
Protein-coding regions in this window:
- the LOC141445246 gene encoding uncharacterized protein gives rise to the protein MQFLVLLSLLLMLRSGDGLSTFRCLLFKEKCLSHCPRGTHAYHTRCDRDTLSQRTCTFPYVYNLGYTCGWSRCDCNGEKVLDEESWTCVALEECEVIRNRRRMSKKTQQYRKLNLKEDDEESVPNM